Proteins encoded by one window of Nocardia goodfellowii:
- a CDS encoding aldehyde dehydrogenase family protein yields the protein MTNTESAAGIEQAPAGRATSKAEAPAVIEVRNPGTGELVGTVPAQSADEVAAKIRELRLYQPEWEALGADGRKEWLLKLQDWLIDNTEHLADVLQSETSKPRADALIDPSFGCDLIGYYARRAGGFLTDDHPSPHSPLARVKKLTVTYKPYPVVGVITPWNFPLAMPIMDVIPALAAGAAVILKPSEVTPLSALELARGWAEIGAPPVLAVATGAGETGAAVVGNADYIQFTGSTATGKKIAAACVERLVPYSLELGGKDPAIVLADADIDRAAHGIAFGGMFNAGQVCISVERVYVEAPIYDEFVAKLTANVRALRQGIDGREIAHDVGALANENQVAIVQRHVEEAVAAGAKVLTGGKRTGQGTFFEPTVLVDVDHSMSCISEETFGPTLPVVKVADEAEAVRLANDSIYGLSASVWTGDKERGERVARQLTAGAVNINDVFANLFSYALPMGGWGQSGVGARWGGANGVRKYCRAQAITKPILPTQQKELFWYPAKPANLLFALGAMRAAGARGLRRIDIPALLKLKGDK from the coding sequence GTGACCAATACCGAATCAGCAGCCGGCATCGAGCAGGCGCCCGCCGGTCGAGCGACCTCGAAGGCCGAAGCGCCCGCCGTCATCGAGGTGCGCAATCCCGGCACCGGCGAACTGGTCGGCACGGTGCCCGCCCAGTCCGCCGACGAGGTCGCCGCCAAGATCCGGGAACTGCGGCTGTACCAGCCGGAATGGGAGGCGCTGGGCGCGGACGGCCGCAAAGAATGGTTGCTGAAGCTGCAGGACTGGTTGATCGACAACACCGAGCACCTGGCCGACGTGCTGCAGTCGGAAACCTCCAAGCCGCGCGCCGACGCCCTCATCGATCCGTCGTTCGGCTGCGATCTGATCGGTTACTACGCGCGCCGGGCCGGCGGGTTCCTCACCGACGACCATCCGTCGCCGCACAGTCCGCTGGCCCGGGTCAAAAAACTCACCGTCACCTACAAGCCGTACCCGGTGGTCGGCGTCATCACCCCGTGGAACTTCCCGCTGGCCATGCCGATCATGGACGTGATCCCGGCGCTGGCCGCGGGCGCCGCGGTCATCCTGAAGCCGTCCGAGGTGACGCCGCTGTCGGCGCTCGAATTGGCCCGGGGCTGGGCCGAAATCGGTGCGCCGCCGGTCTTGGCGGTGGCCACCGGCGCGGGCGAGACCGGCGCCGCGGTGGTCGGCAACGCCGACTACATCCAGTTCACCGGCTCGACGGCGACCGGCAAGAAGATCGCCGCCGCCTGCGTCGAGCGGCTGGTCCCCTACAGCCTGGAGCTGGGCGGCAAGGATCCCGCGATCGTGCTGGCCGACGCCGATATCGATCGGGCCGCGCACGGCATCGCCTTCGGCGGCATGTTCAACGCGGGCCAGGTCTGCATCTCGGTGGAGCGCGTCTACGTGGAAGCGCCGATCTACGACGAGTTCGTCGCCAAGCTCACCGCGAACGTGCGGGCGTTGCGCCAGGGCATCGACGGGCGCGAAATCGCCCATGACGTAGGCGCGCTGGCCAACGAGAACCAGGTCGCCATCGTGCAGCGGCATGTCGAGGAGGCCGTCGCGGCCGGAGCGAAGGTGCTGACCGGCGGCAAGCGCACCGGGCAGGGCACCTTCTTCGAGCCGACCGTGCTGGTCGACGTGGATCACTCGATGAGTTGCATCTCCGAGGAGACGTTCGGCCCGACGCTGCCGGTGGTCAAGGTAGCCGACGAAGCGGAAGCCGTTCGGCTGGCCAATGATTCGATCTACGGCCTGTCGGCCTCGGTGTGGACCGGCGACAAGGAGCGCGGCGAACGCGTCGCCCGCCAGCTGACCGCCGGCGCGGTCAACATCAACGACGTCTTCGCCAACCTGTTCAGTTACGCGCTGCCGATGGGCGGCTGGGGACAGTCCGGTGTCGGCGCGCGGTGGGGCGGCGCGAACGGGGTCCGCAAGTACTGCCGGGCCCAGGCCATCACCAAGCCGATCCTGCCGACTCAGCAGAAGGAACTGTTCTGGTATCCCGCCAAGCCGGCGAATCTCCTGTTCGCCCTGGGCGCGATGCGGGCCGCGGGCGCGCGCGGCCTGCGCCGGATCGACATTCCCGCCCTGCTGAAACTCAAGGGAGACAAGTAA